From one Lolium rigidum isolate FL_2022 chromosome 4, APGP_CSIRO_Lrig_0.1, whole genome shotgun sequence genomic stretch:
- the LOC124648740 gene encoding cation/H(+) antiporter 15-like, with the protein MADTMLGSTAGELPAKNVTGMTGPGAGEAVVCYSQMMVTTYGIWQGVSPLEFSLPLFILQTAIIVGTTRLLVVLLKPFRQPRVIAEILAGVILGPSLMGQVGTWAGTVFPLRSLLTLETVAHLGLLYFLFLVGLEMDVNVIRRSGKKAVIIAVAGMALPFCIGTATSFIFRHQVSKNVHQASFLLFLGVALSVTAFPVLARILAEIKLLNSDLGKIAMSAAIVNDMCAWILLALAIAISEVNSTPFSSLWVLLSGVAFVLACFYVVRPGMWWLVRRVPEGETISDVQITLILTGVMIAGVCTDAIGIHSVFGAFVYGLVIPSGELGVVLIEKMEDFVTGLLLPLFFAISGLRTNLTRVRDPTTVGLLVLVFVMASFAKIMGTILIAISYTMTFRDGVALGFLMNTRGLVEMIVLNIGRDKQVLDDESFAVMVLVSVAMTALVTPVVTTVYRPARRLVGYKRRNLQRSKHDAELRMLACVHTTRNVPSIISLLELSNPTKRSPIFIYALHLVELTGRASNMLAAHHTAGNQGASEHIFNAFENYEESVGGVSVQALTAVSPYQTMHEDVSVLAEDKHVSLIVLPFHKQQTVDGGMEPINPNLRGFNESILAAAPCSIGILVDRGISAATARMASVHHVALLFFGGPDDREGLAYAWRLVENPGVCLTIIRFVPPGYTPPPPAATMAPPAVAGSRAITIVPDIPRTERQMDEEYLNEFRSRNVGNESILYAEQVVANSEETMAAIRNLDLAHELYIVGRQPGDESSPLTSALTEWMESPELGPIGDLLVSSEFSKMVSVLVMQQYVITAAQPAGMAPGVAAQAAPTIADDPVRQYLTNANQRSPMSGGGRGVWGGGF; encoded by the exons ATGGCCGACACGATGCTAGGGAGCACGGCCGGCGAGCTTCCGGCCAAGAACGTCACCGGCATGACCGGCCCCGGCGCGGGGGAGGCGGTGGTGTGCTACTCCCAAATGATGGTCACCACGTACGGCATCTGGCAGGGCGTGAGCCCGCTCGAGTTCTCCCTCCCGCTCTTCATCCTCCAGACGGCCATCATCGTCGGCACCAcccgcctcctcgtcgtcctcctcaagCCATTCCGACAGCCCCGCGTCATCGCTGAGATCCTC GCCGGCGTGATCCTGGGGCCGTCGCTGATGGGGCAGGTGGGGACGTGGGCGGGCACGGTGTTCCCGTTGCGGAGCCTGCTCACCCTCGAGACGGTGGCGCACCTGGGCCTCCTctacttcctcttcctcgtcggcctCGAGATGGACGTCAACGTCATCAGGCGCTCCGGGAAGAAGGCGGTGATCATCGCGGTGGCCGGCATGGCGCTGCCCTTCTGCATCGGCACCGCCACCTCCTTCATATTCCGGCACCAGGTGTCCAAGAACGTGCACCAGGCCTCCTTCCTGCTCTTCCTCGGCGTCGCGCTCTCCGTCACCGCCTTCCCGGTGCTCGCCCGCATCCTCGCCGAGATCAAGCTCCTCAACTCCGACCTCGGCAAGATCGCCATGTCCGCCGCCATCGTCAACGACATGTGCGCCTGGATCCTGCTCGCGCTCGCCATCGCCATCTCCGAGGTGAACAGCACCCCGTTCTCCTCCCTCTGGGTGCTCCTCTCCGGGGTGGCATTCGTGCTCGCCTGCTTCTACGTCGTGCGCCCGGGCATGTGGTGGCTCGTGCGCCGCGTGCCCGAGGGCGAGACCATCAGCGACGTGCAGATCACGCTCATACTCACGGGCGTCATGATCgccggcgtgtgcaccgacgccaTCGGCATCCACTCCGTGTTCGGGGCCTTCGTGTACGGGCTGGTGATACCCAGCGGGGAGCTGGGGGTGGTGCTCATCGAGAAGATGGAGGACTTCGTCACGGGGCTGCTCCTCCCGCTCTTCTTCGCCATCAGTGGCCTCCGCACCAACTTGACCAGGGTACGCGACCCGACCACCGTGGGGCTCCTCGTGCTCGTCTTCGTCATGGCCAGCTTCGCCAAGATCATGGGCACCATTCTCATCGCCATCTCCTACACCATgaccttccgcgacggcgtcgccCTCGGTTTCCTCATGAACACAAGGGGGCTCGTCGAGATGATCGTCCTAAACATCGGAAGGGACAAGCAG GTGTTGGACGATGAGTCATTTGCGGTGATGGTGCTGGTGTCGGTGGCGATGACGGCGCTGGTGACGCCGGTGGTGACGACGGTGTACCGTCCGGCGCGGCGGCTGGTCGGGTACAAGCGGCGCAACCTGCAGCGTTCCAAGCACGACGCGGAGCTGCGCATGCTGGCGTGTGTGCACACCACCCGCAACGTGCCGTCCATCATCTCCCTCCTCGAGCTCTCCAACCCGACCAAGCGCTCCCCCATCTTCATCTACGCGCTCCATCTCGTGGAGCTCACCGGCCGCGCCTCCAACATGCTCGCCGCCCACCACACAGCCGGCAACCAGGGCGCCAGCGAGCACATCTTTAACGCCTTCGAGAACTACGAGGAGAGCGTCG GCGGCGTGTCGGTTCAGGCGCTGACGGCGGTGTCGCCGTACCAGACGATGCACGAGGACGTGTCGGTGCTGGCGGAGGACAAGCATGTCTCCCTCATCGTGCTCCCGTTCCACAAGCAGCAGACAGTGGACGGCGGCATGGAACCCATCAACCCGAACCTCAGGGGCTTCAACGAGAGCATTCTCGCCGCGGCGCCCTGCTCCATCGGCATCCTCGTCGACCGGGGCATCAGCGCCGCCACGGCGCGCATGGCCAGCGTGCACCACGTCGCGCTTCTCTTCTTCGGCGGGCCCGACGACCGCGAGGGGCTCGCGTACGCGTGGCGGTTGGTCGAGAACCCGGGCGTCTGCCTCACCATCATCCGCTTCGTCCCGCCAGGCTACACGCCACCGCCGCCCGCGGCGACGATGGCGCCGCCTGCCGTGGCCGGCTCCCGCGCCATCACCATCGTGCCCGACATCCCCAGGACCGAGCGGCAGATGGACGAGGAGTACCTGAACGAGTTCCGGTCGCGCAACGTGGGCAACGAGTCCATCCTGTACGCGGAGCAGGTGGTGGCCAACAGCGAGGAGACGATGGCCGCCATCCGGAACCTGGACCTTGCGCACGAGCTGTACATCGTCGGCAGGCAACCCGGCGATGAGAGCTCGCCGCTCACGTCGGCGCTGACCGAGTGGATGGAGTCACCGGAGCTGGGGCCCATCGGGGACCTGCTCGTGTCGTCCGAGTTCTCCAAGATGGTGTCCGTGCTGGTGATGCAGCAGTACGTGATCACCGCGGCGCAGCCGGCGGGAATGGCGCCCGGGGTGGCCGCGCAGGCCGCGCCGACGATAGCGGACGACCCCGTGCGGCAGTACCTGACCAATGCCAACCAGCGGTCACCGAtgagcggcggcgggcgcggcgtaTGGGGCGGTGGGTTCTGA
- the LOC124648741 gene encoding BTB/POZ and MATH domain-containing protein 1-like: protein MSSAIAAAGKPSLSASTIVAASTSGCHILKIEGYSRTKGTPTGQVLYSSQFAVGGHRWRICYYPNGDESDTADYISVYLMLDEDVTEDVKAQFKIYFAKLVEKQPSWTSRTVRNFPSQEMWGYRKFIEREYFEKSEHLKDDSFTIKCDVAVVRDICTKEITAPKFVSVPPPELNQHLCDLLKTEKGADVVFEVGGETIAAHRCVLASRSSVFSAELFGFMKEGDTAGVVRIDDMEVQVFKALLYFAYTDSLLQTEKEEEDVMCQHLLVAADRYNMQRLKLMCEEKLCEYIDVGSVATILALAEQHHCDGLKKACFNFLSCPAYRRAVVATNGFQHLYKSCPSLVTELIAMPSPS, encoded by the coding sequence ATGTCATCCGCtatcgccgccgccggcaagccgTCGCTGTCCGCCTCCACCATCGTCGCCGCCTCGACGAGCGGGTGTCACATCCTCAAGATCGAAGGTTACTCGCGCACCAAGGGAACCCCCACTGGTCAAGTTCTCTATTCGAGCCAATTCGCCGTCGGTGGCCATCGCTGGCGCATCTGCTATTACCCCAATGGCGATGAGTCCGACACCGCGGACTACATATCTGTTTACCTAATGCTCGATGAAGATGTAACCGAGGATGTGAAGGCGCAGTTCAAGATTTATTTTGCCAAGCTGGTCGAGAAGCAACCGTCATGGACATCGAGAACTGTCAGAAACTTCCCTAGTCAGGAGATGTGGGGATATCGAAAGTTCATCGAAAGGGAGTATTTTGAGAAGTCGGAGCATCTCAAGGACGATTCTTTCACAATCAAGTGCGACGTTGCTGTCGTCCGCGACATCTGCACCAAGGAGATCACAGCTCCGAAGTTTGTCTCTGTGCCTCCACCTGAACTGAACCAGCACCTGTGTGATCTCCTCAAGACCGAGAAGGGCGCCGATGTTGTGTTTGAAGTAGGCGGTGAGACGATTGCCGCACATCGGTGTGTTCTCGCATCCCGATCCTCAGTCTTCAGCGCGGAGCTCTTCGGTTTTATGAAGGAGGGCGACACTGCTGGTGTCGTTCGCATAGATGACATGGAAGTACAGGTGTTCAAGGCATTGCTCTACTTTGCCTACACAGACTCATTGCTACAGACAgagaaagaagaggaagatgtCATGTGCCAGCATCTGCTCGTTGCGGCGGACAGGTATAATATGCAGAGGCTAAAGCTGATGTGCGAGGAAAAGTTATGTGAGTACATCGATGTGGGCAGCGTTGCAACCATCCTGGCGCTTGCTGAGCAGCACCACTGTGATGGACTGAAAAAGGCATGCTTTAATTTTCTCAGTTGCCCCGCATATCGGCGAGCAGTTGTGGCCACTAATGGCTTCCAACATTTGTATAAGAGCTGCCCTTCTCTTGTGACGGAGCTGATTGCCATGCCCTCGCCATCTTAA